The following nucleotide sequence is from bacterium.
ACAAGAAGGCGAAGCGCACCGGCATGGTCGCCATGGACATCAAGATCGTGAACCCGCAGAACGGCCGCCTCGCCGGCAGCGTCGTCGCCAACGGCAGCTTCACGGCGGTGACGGCGGCGAGCGGGTTCAGCGTCTTCGGCATCGGCAAGGCGAGCAACGCGTTCGCGCAGAGCGCGCTGGGGCAGGCGAACCGGCAGGCGATGAACTCGGCGACGACGCAGATCTGGGATCGGCTGCGGATGATCCGCTGAGTGGCTCTTGCGCGCGGGCTCCCGTGCGCTGCTCGGGGTGGGGATGGCGTGCGGGGTTGCCTAGCCGGGTGGTGGGGCGTTAGGGTTCGCGTTCGCTGCGCTGCCGCGCGGCTCCATCCCGACGACTGATGTCCGCGCCGACTGCCGACGAGCTCGAGATCCAGGGGGCCTGGGACCCGGTGCCGCTGCGGGAGCAGTGGCCGATGGGGCGGGACAACCACTTCATCATGGACCGCCTCATGCGCGTGCCGGTGGAGCAGACGCTCCTCGGGGCGTCGGGGAAGGTGCTGGAGGTGGCGGCGGCGGAGGCGGTGCACTCGTGCCGGCTCGCGGCGCAGGGGCTCGAGTGTCACGTGCTCGAGCCGTCGGAGGGGATGCTCCTGAAGGCGCGCGAGCACATGGGCGAGTTCGGCGTCGACCTGCACCTCGTGCGCGGCATCGCCGAGGCGCTGCCCTATCCCGACCACACCTTCGACCGCGTGCTGATCGACTCGGCCATGGACCATCTCGCGGCGCCCGACACCGGGCTGCGCGAGATGATCCGCGTGCTCAAGCCCGACGGCCGCTTCGTCGTGAGCTTCGTCAACTACGGCAGCCTCGCGGTGCGCCTCAGCCGTGCGGTCTACCGGCTCGAGCGCACGGTGAGCCCGCGCGCGCTCGAGGAGAAGCGCTTCTGGGACACGCCGGTGCCGTACGAGCATACGTTCGAGTGCACGTACAAGAACATCGGCCGGCTGTGCGGCCAGTACCTCGAGTTCGAGCGCGCCGTCGGCGTATCGATGCTGTGGGGCACGCCCGGCTGGTCGCGCTTCCTCGAGCGGCTGCACTGGAACCGCGCGATGAAGACGCTCGACACGCTCGACAAGGTCGCCCGCCGCATGCCTGGGCTCGCCGACTTCGTCCTCATGGTGTGGCGTCCGCGCACGGGCGACGACACGATCGGCCTCGGCCTGCGCACCATGCCGCCCCTCGCGCGCGTCACCGCCGCCCGCCCCGCGCTGCCGCCGCGTCGTGTGGAGACGATGCGCGTGACGCCGGCCGATCCGATCTACCAGCGTCGCACCCGCGAGGATCTCGAGTGGGAGGCGAGCTGGGGCTACGCACCGATCGTCGCCGCGCGCATCCGCGCCGCGAAGCCCTGGGCCAACCGCGCGCTCACCGGTGACGCCGCGCGCTCGTGGCTCGACGACATGGCCGCGCGCGGCCCGTTCGAGCGCGCGCTCCTGGTCGGCGGCGAGGACGAGGACGAGGCGGAGACGTGGCTGCGCGCCGGCGGCAGCGAGTCGCTGCACGTCGTCGATTCGAGCCCGGCGCGCATCGCGCGCCTGCGTACGCGGCTCGCCGCGCGCGCACACCGCGTCCGCTTCCTCCAGCAGGACCTCAACTTCCTCGAGCTGCACCGGCGCCACTACGACGTCGTGCTGCTCGCGGGCGGCCTCTCGCGCGTGCTGAACCTCGAGTTCGTGCTCGACGAGGTGGCGCTGGCGCTCCGCCCGGGCGGGCTTCTGGGCATCGGCTGCTACGTCGGCGAGCGCCGGCAGGCGTACGCGCCGGCACGGCTCGCGCTGGTGGGCCAGGCGCTGCGCGAGATACCGGAGCGCTTCCGCCACGGCACCACCGCGATCGAGGCGAGCGATCCGGAGCAGATCGCCCCGTTCCGCGCCGCGCGCTCCGACGAGATCGTCGCCGCCGCGCGGGCGCGTTTCGACGTCGTGCAGGAAACGTACGCCGGACGCCTGTTCCCGCTGCTCGTCCACCTCGACGTCGCGGCCATCGAGCGCGAGGCGCCCGAGCTGCTCGAGCGGTTGCACGCGCGTGAGCAGGCGCTGGCGTCCGATCCGGCGGCGACGCCGTGCTCGGCGTACCTCGTGCTGCGCAAGCGCGGCTGACGGAGCCCCGCGTGCGCGGCCTGCACCTGCGCCTCTCGCCGGCCCTGTGGAGCGCCCTCGAGGCGCGCCGGCGCGAGACGGGCGAGCCGCTCGAGCACATCGTGCGCAGCGCGCTCGCCGAGCACCTCGGCCTCGGCCAGCACACGCTGTTCCAGGTGTCGACCTCGACGGCGCTCGTCGAGGGCATCTACCGCGGTGCGGTGACGATCGGCGAGCTGCGCCGCCACGGCGACTTCGGCCTCGGCACGTTCGAGGGCATCGACGGCGAGATGGTCGTCGTCGACGGCGGCTTCTGGCAGGTGCGCTCCGACGGCACCGTCCACGCGGCGGGCGACGACGCGTCGAGCCCGTTCGCGGTCGTGACGCACTTCCGCCCCGCGCGGACGCGGACGCTCGCCGCCGCGCCCGACCTCGCGTCGCTCCTCGCCGCCTTCGACGCCCTGCGCGACTCCGCGAACCTCTTCTATGCGCTGCGCGTCCGTGGCCGCTTCGCGCACGCACACACGCGCGCGATGTGTCGCACGGCCGAGGGCGTGTCGCTGGCCGAGGCCGCGGCGCACCAGCCCGAGTTCCACCTGCGCGACGTCGTGGGTACCGCGGTCGGCTTCTGGTCGCCGGCCTACGCGAAGGCGTTCGAGGTGCCCGGCTACCACCTGCACTTCATCACCGACGAGCACACGGCCGGCGGCCATCTGCTCGGTGCCGTCGCCGCCGGTCCGCTCGAGCTCGCGGTGCAGCGGCTCGACGACCTGCGTGTGGCGCTGCCGGCGAACGAGGCGTTCCTGCGCGCCGATCTGTCGCACGACCCCGCCGCCGCGCTCGACGCCGCCGAGCACGCCAAGCCGGGACGCTAGCGCCACCGCCGGCCGGGGCGCGCCGCGGCGCCCGCCGCCACGCCCCGTGACGCCCACCAGCCGAGCAGCAGCTCCCAGATGCCCTGGAGCGTGAAGTAGATCGTGCCCGAGGCGATCGGCTTGTAGGGGTATTCCGGCCACTCGCCGCCGGTCGTCATGCCCTGGGCCGCGATCACCTCCGGGGTGATGCCGAGCGGCGGGACGTCGGCCGTCACGCCGACGAGGACGCTGAACAGGTAGAACACGACGCTCGCCGCCCACGACGCCATCACCGGATCGATCGCGCTTGCGTCCGGCGCCGGCCCCATGAGCAGCGGCGTCATGCGGTTCAGCGTCAGCAGCACCATCGCCTGCACCGGCCACCAGCTACCCATGCCGACGGCGAAGCCGGCGGCGAAGAGGCCGTACACGAGCGTCAGACCGAGCAGCATGAGGATGCGCGTGCTGCGCTTGCCGTCGCCGTGGACGATGGCGCCCATGAACCCCGCCGAGTGCACCACGAGGAACTCGAGCAGCATCACCATGACGAGGCTGGTCACCATCTTCTCGCCGAAGAAGGTCGGGTCGATCCAGGTGATGAGGAAGACGGCGGCCACCCCGAAGTCGGGCAGCGCGACCATCGAGGGGACGAGGGTGCGCACGGCGGTCAGACGCGGAGCGCGCGCGGCGGTGCGCACTCGACGACGACGGGCCGCCCGTCGGCCGGATGCGGGAAGGCGAGGCGGATCGCGTGCAGCAGGTAGCCGCCGTCGCCGGGGAGGGCCGTCGCGTCGGGAGGCGGGACGCCGCCCGTTCCGTAGAGCGGATCGCCGACGAGGGGATGGCCGGCGGCGGCGCAGTGGATGCGGATCTGATGCGGCCGGCCGGTGGCGATGGCGATGCCGACGACGGTGCCGGCGTCGCGGTGTCGCAGCGGCCGGAGCTCGGTGCGCGCGGCGCGGCCGCCGGGGTCGGCGGCGTGGACACGGCCGAGCCGCGGATGCGGCCTCGAGCCGATCGGTACGTCGATCGCGAGCGCCGCCGCCAGGTCGCCGCGCACCAGCGCGCGATAGTCACGCTCGACGGCGCCCTCGCGCCAGCAGCGCGCGAGCTGCCGCCGGGCGCGGTCGGAGCGCGCGAACATGACCAGGCCCGAGGTGCCGCGGCCCAGCCGGTGCACGGGCGTGGCCTCGGGAAAGCGCCGCTGGACGCACGTCTGGAGCGTGTGCGCGAGGAAGCCGCCGGCGGGCGCCGTCGGCAGGCCGGCCGGCTTCGCCACGACCAGCAGATCGGCGTCGGCCGCGAGCACGGCGAAGCCGAGCGGGACGGGCGGCTCGATCCAGGGCGGGCGCCGCCAGGTCAGCTCCTGTCCGGGACGGAGGCGGGCGTCCGGGGCGGTCGGCGCTCCGTCGAGCTCGACGCGCCCCTCGGCGATCCGACGCCGCCACTCGTCGGCCGTCGAATGGGCGTAGCGGGCGGCCAGCCAGGCGTCGACGCGCACGCCGGCGGCCGCCGGCCGGATGCGCTCGCGATAGACGAAGCCGGCGTTCACTCCGGCGGCATCGCCTCCTTGGCCTTCTTGAACGCCTCCTCGGCTTCCTCCTGGAGCCCGTTCTTGAGGGCCTCGTCGCCCTGCTTGAAGTACTCGGCGGCCGGGCCGAGATCCTTGCCCTCCGCCTGCGCCTTCTTGATGCGCGGCAGGAGCTCCTTCTTGAGCTCGATGGCGGTCTGGGCGGCCGCCGCGCCCGCGAGCGCGGCGAGCAGGGTGAGGGCGAGGGTGAAGCGGCGCATGACGAGGGTCCTCCTGGCGCGGGCTCTTAGCGCCGGCCCCCAGAGCCGGCAAGACCCATTCCCGGCCTAGTCCTCGTAGCGCGGCGGCCGCTTCTGGCGGCGCGCCGTGATCGCCTCCTGGAGGTTCTGGGTCGTCATGCGGACGAGGAGCTGGTTGCGGTTCTCGAGGTCGATGGCCGCCTCGAGGCTGCCCACCTCCAGGTTCGACCACAGCGTCTTCTTCGTCATCGCGAGGCCGTGCGGGCTGTAGCCGCACATCTGCTCGGCGAGGGCGAGCGCCGCGTCGCGCAGCTCCGCCTCGGGGACGACGCGCGACACCAGGCCGAGCCGCAGCGCCTCGTCGGCGAGCACCTCGCGCCCGGAGAGGATGAGGTCCCACGCGTGCGCCGCCCCGATGAGCCGGGGCAGCAGCCAGCTGATGCCCAGCTCGGTGCCGGTGAGGCCGTTGTTGATGCCGGCGTTGCGGAAGCGGGCGGCGGCGTCGGCGATGCGGATGTCGCCGCCGAGCGCCAGACAGAGGCCGCCGCCGTAGGCGGGGCCGTTCACCGCCGTGATCACCGGCTGCGGCAGGCTGCGCAGCGTCGGCACCAGGTTCGAGAACGTCTCCATCGCGCGGATCGCGATGCGCGACATCGGCAGGCCGTCGCAGCCGGGCGGCATGCCGTGGTCCTCGAGGTCGAGGCCCGAGCAGAAGCCGCGCCCGGCGCCGGCCAGGATCACGACCCAGACGTCGTTCTCGCCGCGCAGCCCCGCCAGTGCCTCGAGGAGCGGCACGACGGTGTCGAACGAGAGCGCGTTCAGGCGCTCCGGCCGGTTGAGCTCGACGACCGCCACGTGCGGCCGCGGCCGCGTGACCTCGACCAGGGCCACGAGGGTCTACCGCGCGAGCCGCAGGAGCAGCGCGATCACGACCAGGACCGCCATCCAGATCTCGACGAGGAAGGTCAGCAGCGATCCGACCGCCCGCTTGCTCGCCTCCCGCGCGTAGCCGACGGCGTAGAGCAGCCGGGCGACGACGAAGATGATGCCGATCACCACCGCCTGTCGTTGGTCGACCGCCGTCGCGTACAGGAGGAAGAGCGGCATGAAGACCACCAGATGCTCGATGCTGTTCTGGTGGACGCGGTTGAGCCGCTCCCAGGTCGGGTGCCCCGACGTGGCCGGCGCGGGGACCCCGTATTTGCCCCGTGCCCGGCCGACGATGACGGCGAAGACGAGGACTTCGATCGTGGCCAGGGCCAGCAGAAGCAGGCATGCGTTGCTCATGGCGATCGGGTGCTAACGCTCCCCCGGCCGGGATGTCAAAGCGCGCGCGTCCTGGCCCCGTGGGCTCGCCCGGTTTATCAGGGCCCGATGCGCGCACGGCTCGCCCCGACCCTCGTGGCCCTCACGATCCTCGCCGCCGGCGGAGGCGTCTCCGCCGCCGGGCCGGAGCCGGGACAGAGCCTCGACGAGGCGACTGCGGCCTCGGCCGAGGGGTTGCTCCCGCCGGAGGTCCTCGCCCGCTATGCGGCCGGGGAGTACACGAATGCGGTCGCCGCCTGGCCCCCGGGTCCGCCCTGGGAGGCCGCCTTCGCCGAGGCGTCCGGCCGCAACGCCGCCAGGCTCGGGGTGGACGAGCGGGGCACGATCGTCGAGACGGCGACCCAGAAGCCCGCCCGGGGTCTCTACGGCCTTCCGTTCCGCGTCGAGGCCGCCGATCCGCAGGCCGGCGTGAAGGCGATCTGGAACGCCTACTACGCGTTCTGGCGCATCGGCAGCAGCCACGACCTCCTGGCCCTCGACTTCGTCGGCAAGGGCGGCCTCGAGCGCCAGGCGGTGCTCGAGAGCGACATCCTCTTCTGGGAGGGCGTGCCGCCCTCACGCGCCCCGAAGGACAATCCCCTGGACCTCGCGGCGCAGCAGCGCGCGATCGTCGGCTCGCCGGCCGACCTGAACGGCACCGCCAGCCTCTCCTGGCGCTTCCGCGACGCCGACAAGCGCGACCAGGCCTGGACCTACGTCCCGGCGCTGCGCCGCGTGCGGCAGATCTCGCCGGCGAACCGCTCCGACGGCTTCCTCGGCTCCGACCTGAGCCAGGACGACGGCTCGTTCTTCGACGGCAAGCCCGAGGACTTCACCTGGAAGCTGGTCGGCGAGCGCGAGGCGCTCGTGCTCGCCGATCCGGCGAGTCTCGCGGGCAAGACCGCTCGCACGGCGCGTCCCGACGGCGGCATCGACGAGGACTGGCCGGCGGATCAGAAGGTCGTCGGCTACCAGGACCCCGCCTGGAAGGGCCTCGCGTGGGCGCCGGTCGCGCCGGTGCTGGTGCGGCGCAAGCTGTGGGTCGTCGAGGCGACGCCCAAGGATCCCTACTACCTCTTCGCCAAGATCGAGCTCGGCGTCGACCAGGAGACGTTCCAGGGCGCGACCAGCCGCAAGTTCGACGCCCAGGGCGGGCTGCTGCGCAGCCTCCAGTTCCTCGCCTACGCGAGCCAGCCGATCGAGGCCGGGGGCGAGCAGCTGATCCTGCCGTCGTCATCGATGGGCTACGTCCTGGCCGAGAACCAGAAGGCCGGCCGCGCCACGATCGCAGGGACGGCGCCGCCCGGGCGGTCCGTGCACCAGCGCCGCGTGCCGATCGCGCCGAGCGTGTTCGCCCTCGAGCGCCTCGGCTCGACCGGCAAGTGACGCCGCCGTGCGCGCACGAGCCGACGGACCGCGGCGTCTGCCCGCGGGGCCGCCTCGGCGTGCACCCGGCGCGCACCCTTGACTCGGGGGTCTCGTCCCGGAACCTCGCCCGGGCGATGAACGCCCAGGAGTTCCTCGGCCTCCGCGCCACCCACAACCCGCACCGCTGGGTGTTGCCGGTCGAGCCCGGCGTCTGCGTGCGCTGGGCCGGGTTCCTCTTCGGCGGCTGCGGGCTCGGCGCCGCCGTGACGGCGCTCGAGGCGGTGACGGGACGCCAGCTCGTGTGGGCGACGGCGCAGTACCTCTCGTACGCGCGGCCGCCCGAGATCCTCGACCTCGACGTGACGGTGCCGGTCAGCGGCAAGCACAACACCCAGGCGCGTGCGACCGGTCACGTCGGCGACCGTGAGATCTTCACCGTCAACGCCTCGCTCGGCCGCCGCACGCTCGACGTGCACGGCACCTGGGCGCGCATGCCGCAGGTGCCGCCGCCCGGCGAGTGCCGGCCGGCGCCGATGATGGACGGCGGTGACCGCACCATCCACGCGCGCGTCGAGCTGCGCGTCGCCCTCGGACGCTACGGCGCCGACAAGGACGGCACGCCGAGCAGCGACGGCCGCTCTGCCCTGTGGGTGCGCATCCCCGAGGGGCTCGAGACCTCGGCGGCGGCGCTCGCCATCATCGCCGACTGGATGCCGTCGGGCATCAGCCACGCGCTCGGCCGTTGGGCGGGCGGCAACAGCCTCGACAACACCATCCGCATCGTCGACGTGTTCCCGTCGGAGTGGATCCTCTGCGACATCCGCGTGCTCGCCATCGAGCACGGCTTCGGCCACGGGCTGATCCACCTGTGGGGCGAGAACGGGCGGCTGCTCGCGACCGGCAGCCAGTCGTTCATCGTCCGCCTGATGGGCTGACGTTCCGCCTACTCGGCGACGCGGCGATAGCGGCCCTGGAAGAAGAGCAGGGGATCGCCGCCGCGGCTCTCGGCGTGGTGCACCTCGCCGATGTGGATCACGTGGTCGCCGCCCTCGTGCGTCTCGACGATGCAGCACTCGAGATGCGCGAGCGTGCCCTCGAGGATCGGCACGCCGTTCTGGTTCGTCGCGTACGGCAGGTCGCCGAACTTGTCGCCGCCCGACTTGGCGAACTTCGTCGAGATCGCCTCCTGGTGCTCGCCGAGGATGTTCACGACGAAGCACTTCGAGTCGAGGAAGTGCGGATGCGTCTCGGCCTTCTTGTCGATGCAGATGAGCAGCAGCGGCGGCTCGAGCGAGAGGGAGCTGACGGCGTTCGCGGTGAGGCCGTAGGGCCGGCCGTGCGCGTCGCGCGTCGTGAGCACGGTGACGCCGGTCGCGAACAGCCCCATCACGCGACGCAGCTCCTGCGGATCGAACATGGGGCCCGGGGGTAACCGCCGGGGTCGGCGGGGTCAAGACGCACGGCCCGAAGGTCGTAGGCGGGAAGGCGACGGAAGTCGATTTGTAGACTCGGCCCGCGTCGCAGGTGCCGGGGCGGGAATTTTCTCCGCGCTCCGGACGTCGATCGGTGGCACACGGCTTGCGCTCGAGGCGGTCGCGACCCGGGGCGCGAGCCGGGAGCGCAGTCGACAAAGGAGATGCTCATGGAGATCGTGCGCGGCACCCCCGAGCCGCGCGTCCTCGTGGTCGAGCCCGATCGCGTCCGGCGCGCGTCCCTGATCGGCGTCCTCGGCGCCGCCGGTTGCCTCGCCGAGGGCGTCGAGACCGCCGGCGACGCCCTGGCGTTCTTCCGCGGCGGCGGGGCGGCCGAAGCGGTCGTCCTCGATCCCGAGCCGACCTCCGAAGCCCACGACGTCACGGGCAGCGGCGATCGATGGGTCGTGGCCGTGCTGGAGCGCGCGCCGACCGTGGTCTACTCGCCGCGTCCCGGCACGCAGCGGCGGGCGCGCCGGCTCGGCGCGACGAGGGTGGTCGACAGCGTCCCCGCCGTCCTCGATCAGCTCGCGCGCATCGTGACGGTGCCGGGGCGGGCCGCCGCGTAGATCACGCGCGGCGGCGCGGCGGACCGAGCAGCCACTGCTCGTCGGCCGGCTCGCGCCACCAGCCGCCGGCGGCGTGCGTGCCGCCGTCGACGTGGAGCGTGACGCCGGTCACGTAGCGCGCGAGGTCGGAGGCGAGGAACACCGCGGCCCCGGCGAGGTCGTCGGGCGACCCCGCGCGTCCGAGGGGGATCATGTGCGGCCAGCGCGCCTGCTCCTCGGCCGGCACCATCGCGGCGAGCCCCTCGGTGAGGCAGATGTCCGGCGCGAGCGCGTTCACGCGGATGCCGTGCGGGCCGAGCTCGACCGCTGCCGTGCGCGTGAAGCTGACCACGCCGGCCTTGGCCGCTGCGTAGGCCGCGTAGCCCGGCGCGGCGCGCATCGCCTCGATCGTGACCACGTTGACGATGCTGCC
It contains:
- a CDS encoding thioesterase family protein; this encodes MNAQEFLGLRATHNPHRWVLPVEPGVCVRWAGFLFGGCGLGAAVTALEAVTGRQLVWATAQYLSYARPPEILDLDVTVPVSGKHNTQARATGHVGDREIFTVNASLGRRTLDVHGTWARMPQVPPPGECRPAPMMDGGDRTIHARVELRVALGRYGADKDGTPSSDGRSALWVRIPEGLETSAAALAIIADWMPSGISHALGRWAGGNSLDNTIRIVDVFPSEWILCDIRVLAIEHGFGHGLIHLWGENGRLLATGSQSFIVRLMG
- a CDS encoding RluA family pseudouridine synthase encodes the protein MNAGFVYRERIRPAAAGVRVDAWLAARYAHSTADEWRRRIAEGRVELDGAPTAPDARLRPGQELTWRRPPWIEPPVPLGFAVLAADADLLVVAKPAGLPTAPAGGFLAHTLQTCVQRRFPEATPVHRLGRGTSGLVMFARSDRARRQLARCWREGAVERDYRALVRGDLAAALAIDVPIGSRPHPRLGRVHAADPGGRAARTELRPLRHRDAGTVVGIAIATGRPHQIRIHCAAAGHPLVGDPLYGTGGVPPPDATALPGDGGYLLHAIRLAFPHPADGRPVVVECAPPRALRV
- a CDS encoding methyltransferase domain-containing protein, with the translated sequence MSAPTADELEIQGAWDPVPLREQWPMGRDNHFIMDRLMRVPVEQTLLGASGKVLEVAAAEAVHSCRLAAQGLECHVLEPSEGMLLKAREHMGEFGVDLHLVRGIAEALPYPDHTFDRVLIDSAMDHLAAPDTGLREMIRVLKPDGRFVVSFVNYGSLAVRLSRAVYRLERTVSPRALEEKRFWDTPVPYEHTFECTYKNIGRLCGQYLEFERAVGVSMLWGTPGWSRFLERLHWNRAMKTLDTLDKVARRMPGLADFVLMVWRPRTGDDTIGLGLRTMPPLARVTAARPALPPRRVETMRVTPADPIYQRRTREDLEWEASWGYAPIVAARIRAAKPWANRALTGDAARSWLDDMAARGPFERALLVGGEDEDEAETWLRAGGSESLHVVDSSPARIARLRTRLAARAHRVRFLQQDLNFLELHRRHYDVVLLAGGLSRVLNLEFVLDEVALALRPGGLLGIGCYVGERRQAYAPARLALVGQALREIPERFRHGTTAIEASDPEQIAPFRAARSDEIVAAARARFDVVQETYAGRLFPLLVHLDVAAIEREAPELLERLHAREQALASDPAATPCSAYLVLRKRG
- the budA gene encoding acetolactate decarboxylase; the protein is MRGLHLRLSPALWSALEARRRETGEPLEHIVRSALAEHLGLGQHTLFQVSTSTALVEGIYRGAVTIGELRRHGDFGLGTFEGIDGEMVVVDGGFWQVRSDGTVHAAGDDASSPFAVVTHFRPARTRTLAAAPDLASLLAAFDALRDSANLFYALRVRGRFAHAHTRAMCRTAEGVSLAEAAAHQPEFHLRDVVGTAVGFWSPAYAKAFEVPGYHLHFITDEHTAGGHLLGAVAAGPLELAVQRLDDLRVALPANEAFLRADLSHDPAAALDAAEHAKPGR
- a CDS encoding enoyl-CoA hydratase/isomerase family protein, producing MALVEVTRPRPHVAVVELNRPERLNALSFDTVVPLLEALAGLRGENDVWVVILAGAGRGFCSGLDLEDHGMPPGCDGLPMSRIAIRAMETFSNLVPTLRSLPQPVITAVNGPAYGGGLCLALGGDIRIADAAARFRNAGINNGLTGTELGISWLLPRLIGAAHAWDLILSGREVLADEALRLGLVSRVVPEAELRDAALALAEQMCGYSPHGLAMTKKTLWSNLEVGSLEAAIDLENRNQLLVRMTTQNLQEAITARRQKRPPRYED
- a CDS encoding MAPEG family protein, translated to MSNACLLLLALATIEVLVFAVIVGRARGKYGVPAPATSGHPTWERLNRVHQNSIEHLVVFMPLFLLYATAVDQRQAVVIGIIFVVARLLYAVGYAREASKRAVGSLLTFLVEIWMAVLVVIALLLRLAR
- a CDS encoding flavin reductase family protein; its protein translation is MFDPQELRRVMGLFATGVTVLTTRDAHGRPYGLTANAVSSLSLEPPLLLICIDKKAETHPHFLDSKCFVVNILGEHQEAISTKFAKSGGDKFGDLPYATNQNGVPILEGTLAHLECCIVETHEGGDHVIHIGEVHHAESRGGDPLLFFQGRYRRVAE
- a CDS encoding DUF1329 domain-containing protein, with amino-acid sequence MRARLAPTLVALTILAAGGGVSAAGPEPGQSLDEATAASAEGLLPPEVLARYAAGEYTNAVAAWPPGPPWEAAFAEASGRNAARLGVDERGTIVETATQKPARGLYGLPFRVEAADPQAGVKAIWNAYYAFWRIGSSHDLLALDFVGKGGLERQAVLESDILFWEGVPPSRAPKDNPLDLAAQQRAIVGSPADLNGTASLSWRFRDADKRDQAWTYVPALRRVRQISPANRSDGFLGSDLSQDDGSFFDGKPEDFTWKLVGEREALVLADPASLAGKTARTARPDGGIDEDWPADQKVVGYQDPAWKGLAWAPVAPVLVRRKLWVVEATPKDPYYLFAKIELGVDQETFQGATSRKFDAQGGLLRSLQFLAYASQPIEAGGEQLILPSSSMGYVLAENQKAGRATIAGTAPPGRSVHQRRVPIAPSVFALERLGSTGK